One part of the Suncus etruscus isolate mSunEtr1 chromosome 2, mSunEtr1.pri.cur, whole genome shotgun sequence genome encodes these proteins:
- the LOC126000856 gene encoding hemoglobin subunit theta-1-like, whose protein sequence is MALSPAELAVVHALWRKMGSNVGIYTSEALERTFAAFPSTKTYFQHLDLSPGSAQMKAHGQKLADALAQALSHLDDLPGVLAPLRDLHGQQLRVAPADFQLLGHCLLVTLARHYPGDFSPAMHASLQKFLGCVFSALLFGDH, encoded by the exons ATGGCTCTGTCCCCGGCCGAGCTGGCGGTGGTGCACGCACTGTGGAGGAAGATGGGTAGCAACGTGGGCATATACACGTCCGAGGCCCTGGAGAG GACCTTCGCGGCCTTCCCGTCCACCAAGACCTACTTCCAGCACCTGGACCTGAGCCCCGGCTCCGCGCAGATGAAAGCCCACGGCCAGAAGTTGGCGGACGCGCTGGCGCAGGCCCTGAGCCACCTGGACGACCTGCCCGGCGTGCTGGCCCCTCTGCGGGACCTGCACGGGCAGCAGCTGCGGGTGGCTCCCGCCGACTTCCAG CTCCTGGGCCACTGCCTGCTGGTGACCCTGGCCCGGCACTACCCCGGCGATTTCAGCCCCGCCATGCACGCGTCGCTGCAGAAGTTCCTGGGCTGCGTGTTCTCGGCGCTGCTCTTCGGGGATCACTGA